One Brassica napus cultivar Da-Ae chromosome A5, Da-Ae, whole genome shotgun sequence DNA window includes the following coding sequences:
- the LOC111215551 gene encoding pre-mRNA-processing-splicing factor 8A, translating into MSSNNDATSSSLQNYGEIFTSQNKWFVDDTNVYRVTVHDLFEGNLPATPTNGAVFILNPRTGHLFLKVIHASVWAGQKLLGQVAKRITAEEVAALVRTLPVEEVPKQIIVTRNRMLDLLEVHLLDFPNIVIKGSEFHLPFHACLKIEKLGDVVSKATESQMVLFNVYDDWLESVSPYTAFSRLVLILRALHVDNDKAKMLLKPDESVVTEPHHIWPSLTDFQWMTVEVVLRDLILSEYAKKNNVNAWDLTQSEIRDIILGYDTTGIY; encoded by the coding sequence ATGTCGAGCAACAACGATGCAACGTCATCATCTCTTCAAAACTATGGCGAAATATTCACCAGTCAAAATAAATGGTTTGTTGACGATACCAATGTCTACCGTGTCACAGTTCACGATTTGTTTGAGGGAAATTTACCAGCTACACCGACCAATGGtgcagtttttattttaaatccaaGAACTGGACATCTGTTCCTCAAGGTTATCCACGCAAGTGTTTGGGCCGGTCAGAAGCTCCTCGGCCAGGTGGCGAAACGGATAACTGCTGAAGAGGTTGCTGCGCTTGTGAGGACTCTCCCTGTTGAAGAGGTGCCGAAACAAATCATTGTTACTCGTAACAGAATGTTGGATCTACTTGAGGTTCACTTGCTGGATTTTCCCAACATTGTTATCAAAGGAAGCGAGTTTCACCTTCCGTTCCACGCTTGTCTTAAGATTGAGAAACTTGGTGATGTGGTTTCGAAGGCGACGGAATCGCAGATGGTTTTGTTTAATGTCTATGATGATTGGTTGGAGAGTGTTTCTCCGTATACCGCCTTTTCGAGACTCGTTCTGATCCTACGTGCGCTTCATGTGGATAATGACAAGGCTAAGATGTTGTTGAAGCCAGACGAGTCTGTTGTCACTGAGCCGCATCACATCTGGCCCTCGCTAACTGATTTCCAGTGGATGACGGTGGAGGTAGTACTAAGAGATCTCATCCTTTCTGAGTACGCAAAGAAGAACAACGTGAACGCATGGGATCTGACACAGTCGGAGATCAGAGATATTATTCTAGGATATGATACAACCGGAATTTACTAA
- the LOC106450976 gene encoding nuclear transcription factor Y subunit B-1 isoform X2, whose translation MADTPSSPAGDGGESGSGSVREQDRYLPIANISRIMKKALPPNGKIGKDAKDTVQECVSEFISFITSEASDKCQKEKRKTVNGEDLLWAMATLGFEDYLEPLKVYLARYRELEGDNKGSGKSGDGSNRDAAAGGVSNEDMPSW comes from the exons ATGGCGGATACGCCTTCGAGTCCAGCCGGAGACGGCGGAGAAAGCGGCAGCGGATCGGTTAGGGAGCAGGACAGGTACCTTCCGATAGCTAATATAAGCAGGATCATGAAGAAGGCGTTGCCTCCCAACGGCAAGATCGGGAAAGATGCTAAAGACACTGTTCAGGAATGTGTCTCTGagttcatcagcttcatcaccAGCGA GGCAAGTGATAAGTGCCAGAAGGAGAAGAGGAAAACTGTGAATGGTGAGGATTTGTTGTGGGCAATGGCAACGTTGGGGTTTGAGGATTACCTTGAACCCTTGAAGGTATACCTTGCGAGGTACAGGGAG TTGGAG GGGGATAATAAGGGGTCAGGGAAGAGCGGTGATGGATCTAATAGAGATGCAGCTGCTGGAGGTGTTTCCAATGAAGATATGCCG AGCTGGTGA
- the LOC106450976 gene encoding nuclear transcription factor Y subunit B-1 isoform X3 has translation MADTPSSPAGDGGESGSGSVREQDRYLPIANISRIMKKALPPNGKIGKDAKDTVQECVSEFISFITSEASDKCQKEKRKTVNGEDLLWAMATLGFEDYLEPLKVYLARYREGDNKGSGKSGDGSNRDAAAGGVSNEDMPSW, from the exons ATGGCGGATACGCCTTCGAGTCCAGCCGGAGACGGCGGAGAAAGCGGCAGCGGATCGGTTAGGGAGCAGGACAGGTACCTTCCGATAGCTAATATAAGCAGGATCATGAAGAAGGCGTTGCCTCCCAACGGCAAGATCGGGAAAGATGCTAAAGACACTGTTCAGGAATGTGTCTCTGagttcatcagcttcatcaccAGCGA GGCAAGTGATAAGTGCCAGAAGGAGAAGAGGAAAACTGTGAATGGTGAGGATTTGTTGTGGGCAATGGCAACGTTGGGGTTTGAGGATTACCTTGAACCCTTGAAGGTATACCTTGCGAGGTACAGGGAG GGGGATAATAAGGGGTCAGGGAAGAGCGGTGATGGATCTAATAGAGATGCAGCTGCTGGAGGTGTTTCCAATGAAGATATGCCG AGCTGGTGA
- the LOC106450976 gene encoding nuclear transcription factor Y subunit B-1 isoform X1 encodes MADTPSSPAGDGGESGSGSVREQDRYLPIANISRIMKKALPPNGKIGKDAKDTVQECVSEFISFITSEASDKCQKEKRKTVNGEDLLWAMATLGFEDYLEPLKVYLARYRELEVNKIPYATFFIYPFKRSSVSELHIGVLHTHLVVKL; translated from the exons ATGGCGGATACGCCTTCGAGTCCAGCCGGAGACGGCGGAGAAAGCGGCAGCGGATCGGTTAGGGAGCAGGACAGGTACCTTCCGATAGCTAATATAAGCAGGATCATGAAGAAGGCGTTGCCTCCCAACGGCAAGATCGGGAAAGATGCTAAAGACACTGTTCAGGAATGTGTCTCTGagttcatcagcttcatcaccAGCGA GGCAAGTGATAAGTGCCAGAAGGAGAAGAGGAAAACTGTGAATGGTGAGGATTTGTTGTGGGCAATGGCAACGTTGGGGTTTGAGGATTACCTTGAACCCTTGAAGGTATACCTTGCGAGGTACAGGGAG TTGGAGGTAAATAAAATCCCATAtgcaactttttttatttatcccTTCAAGAGAAGTTCCGTTTCAGAGTTGCACATTGGTGTGTTACATACACATCTTGTTGTGAAATTATGA